Proteins encoded within one genomic window of Nitrospina gracilis 3/211:
- a CDS encoding macro domain-containing protein has translation MKLKINQSEIELQKGDITESETDAIVNPANSSLTLGAGVAGAIRTKGGPLIHEECKLIGHCPVGEAVITSGGNLKANYVIHAVGPRFGEGDENEKLQNATLSSLRLADDHLLTSVSFPAISTGVFGFPIEDCARIMLSAVGGYLSGKTGLHRVRFVLFDAKSLEIFEKQLSSMAEG, from the coding sequence ATGAAGCTCAAGATCAATCAATCTGAAATCGAACTGCAAAAAGGCGACATTACCGAAAGCGAAACCGATGCCATCGTCAATCCCGCCAACTCCAGCCTGACTCTCGGTGCGGGCGTGGCCGGGGCCATCCGTACCAAAGGCGGTCCGCTGATTCATGAGGAATGCAAACTCATCGGCCATTGCCCGGTAGGAGAGGCGGTCATCACCTCCGGCGGCAACCTGAAAGCCAACTACGTGATCCACGCCGTGGGCCCCCGGTTCGGCGAAGGTGACGAGAACGAGAAACTCCAGAACGCCACCTTGAGCAGTCTGCGCCTGGCGGATGACCACCTGCTCACCTCGGTCTCTTTTCCCGCCATCAGCACCGGTGTGTTCGGCTTTCCCATCGAGGATTGTGCCAGAATAATGCTTTCCGCCGTGGGAGGCTACCTGTCCGGAAAAACCGGCCTGCACCGGGTGCGGTTTGTGCTGTTCGACGCCAAGAGCCTTGAAATCTTTGAAAAACAACTTTCTTCGATGGCCGAGGGCTGA
- the dut gene encoding dUTP diphosphatase gives MTDLIPTCRVQGEPLPVYTHPGDAGADLFAAADDVIPARGRKLIGTGIRIALPAGHAGLIWPRSGLAVKNGIDCGAGVIDSQYRGEVRVLLFNHSDEDVAVKKGDRIAQLLVQKVERVDFVPVEELDETARGANGFGSSG, from the coding sequence ATGACAGACTTAATACCCACATGCCGGGTTCAGGGCGAGCCCTTGCCCGTTTACACCCACCCGGGAGACGCCGGGGCGGATTTGTTCGCGGCGGCGGACGACGTCATTCCCGCGCGTGGCCGGAAGCTGATAGGCACCGGCATTCGCATTGCCCTGCCCGCCGGGCACGCTGGATTGATCTGGCCGCGGAGCGGACTGGCTGTCAAAAACGGAATCGACTGCGGCGCCGGGGTCATCGACTCCCAGTACCGCGGCGAGGTGCGGGTCCTCCTGTTCAATCATTCTGACGAGGATGTGGCCGTAAAAAAAGGCGACCGCATCGCCCAACTTCTGGTACAAAAGGTGGAACGGGTGGATTTTGTCCCGGTTGAAGAATTGGATGAGACGGCCCGCGGGGCCAACGGCTTTGGTTCCAGCGGCTGA
- a CDS encoding deoxyguanosinetriphosphate triphosphohydrolase, translated as MLKRQDIEKLEEQYLAPYAVKSGASLGRRIREKEHAYRTRFQRDRDRVIHSSAFRKLEYKTQVFVYHEGDYYRTRLTHSLEVAQITRSICKSLRLNEDLAEAIALAHDLGHPPFGHTGQRVLNQLMKDHGGFEHNRQSLRIVTVLEKRYPDFEGLNLTWEVQEGISKHSRDGDNPILKNKQFKYPTLEGQVADFSDGIAYNAHDLDDGITSNLLDPGELGSVTLWKENEKVLEQRYANLDLELKKYQIVRAIINDLVTDFRKTTLRNVRKYGIETVDDVRSCKARVAGFSKECNEKNLELKRFLFKNMYHHRKVRRMEFKAELYLTKLFEAFSRYPELLPETAHKEGSKDSMERRICDTISGMTDRSSIDEYKKLYSPDEGLGTLI; from the coding sequence GTGCTCAAGCGACAGGACATTGAAAAACTGGAAGAACAGTATCTCGCTCCTTATGCGGTGAAAAGCGGTGCCAGCCTGGGCCGCCGCATCCGGGAGAAGGAACACGCCTACCGCACGCGCTTTCAGCGCGACCGCGACCGGGTGATCCATTCCTCTGCGTTCCGCAAGCTCGAATACAAGACGCAGGTGTTCGTTTATCATGAAGGCGACTACTACCGCACACGCCTCACGCACTCTTTGGAAGTAGCGCAGATCACGCGCTCCATCTGCAAGTCGCTTCGTTTGAACGAAGACCTGGCTGAAGCCATCGCGCTGGCGCACGATCTGGGGCATCCCCCGTTCGGCCATACGGGTCAGCGCGTGCTCAACCAGTTGATGAAGGACCACGGCGGCTTTGAGCATAACCGGCAGAGCCTGCGCATCGTCACCGTCCTGGAAAAGCGCTACCCGGATTTTGAAGGTCTGAACCTGACGTGGGAGGTGCAGGAGGGGATCAGCAAACACAGCCGCGACGGGGACAACCCGATCCTCAAAAACAAGCAGTTCAAGTACCCGACGCTGGAGGGTCAGGTTGCGGATTTCTCGGACGGCATCGCTTACAACGCGCACGATCTGGATGACGGCATCACTTCCAACCTGCTGGACCCCGGCGAGCTTGGTAGTGTGACGTTGTGGAAGGAAAATGAAAAAGTGTTGGAACAGCGATACGCCAACCTCGACCTGGAACTGAAGAAGTACCAGATCGTTCGCGCCATCATCAACGACCTGGTCACCGATTTCCGCAAGACCACACTCAGGAACGTGCGCAAATATGGGATAGAGACGGTGGATGATGTTCGGTCGTGTAAGGCGCGGGTGGCCGGATTCAGCAAGGAGTGCAACGAGAAGAATCTGGAGTTGAAACGGTTCCTTTTCAAAAACATGTACCATCACCGCAAGGTGCGACGCATGGAATTCAAGGCGGAGTTGTATTTGACAAAACTATTTGAGGCGTTTTCGCGGTATCCCGAACTGCTTCCGGAAACGGCACACAAAGAAGGGTCGAAGGATTCAATGGAGCGTAGAATCTGTGACACCATTTCCGGAATGACGGACCGGTCTTCCATCGACGAATACAAAAAGCTGTACAGTCCCGATGAGGGATTGGGTACCCTGATTTGA
- a CDS encoding TIGR00730 family Rossman fold protein produces the protein MNAIRSICVFCASSTRVDPVYLDAADDLGRRMGRAGVELIYGGASIGLMGAVARGIHKEGGKVVGVLPKFFMKKGIKYDEADELIVTRDMRERKATMDERADAFVVLPGGVGTLEEAMEIFSMVQLGLTHKPLVFINTGGFYDGLFAHFQKMVELNFAKKETMEMLELVQTPEQAMLYLESFSPPELPSKWF, from the coding sequence ATGAACGCGATCCGGTCGATTTGTGTATTCTGCGCATCGAGCACCCGTGTGGATCCGGTTTACCTGGACGCGGCGGACGACCTGGGCCGGCGCATGGGCCGTGCGGGGGTGGAGTTGATTTACGGGGGCGCCTCCATCGGTCTCATGGGCGCGGTTGCGCGCGGCATTCACAAGGAGGGCGGCAAGGTGGTGGGGGTTCTCCCCAAATTTTTCATGAAAAAAGGAATCAAGTACGACGAGGCGGACGAGTTGATCGTCACCCGGGACATGCGGGAGCGCAAGGCCACCATGGATGAGCGTGCCGATGCCTTCGTGGTGCTTCCGGGGGGTGTGGGCACCCTGGAGGAGGCCATGGAAATTTTTTCCATGGTCCAGTTGGGGCTCACGCACAAGCCGCTGGTGTTTATCAATACCGGCGGATTTTACGATGGCTTATTCGCTCATTTCCAAAAAATGGTGGAGTTGAATTTCGCCAAGAAGGAGACGATGGAGATGCTTGAGCTGGTTCAAACACCGGAACAGGCGATGTTGTACCTGGAATCGTTTTCGCCGCCGGAACTGCCCAGCAAGTGGTTTTGA
- a CDS encoding DUF4340 domain-containing protein produces the protein MKFRGTLIWIAVFAALAAYVGLVELPSEKKEQEQKDRAEKLLLFQESDVEKLTLQRGKAVTRIRRLDKNSWQIEEPVQAKASRSAVDQLIYELETARHSRIVEDNPADIAPFGLDSPRLIVTVHLKGGKTLSLELGNASPIGHSHYVRMGDSKAVYLSGLDARIIDKSANDLRDRSLFEFQTADVKGYSLHYQEETQTVTKKNDLWRLSGKVNGLADSDEVVNFLSSVQSADAVEFIDETPDALDIYGLDSPRIVFTVLLGGKEERTLTLRVGNEHKKGQHYAQWSETGNVFTLGQPLVTTLSRNAVTFLDKKLLTFEEKEIASITLKNQGETVILQRQDGKKDSGGNAWVLVQPENEAVNPAAINSLLFDLKDVRVKEFVEADRLDLFGLGNPAQVVTVQAEGGQTVSIRLGNSNMQKNLYFAQRTSDNAMFALNAEDVGKIFRSLHDLRDRKLFSIDAEKVGRIVLEYPDRAFELVRKDETWSLTRPERIESVPNHIGRGIVWTLNNLEYESINTSEKANNQMGWESPSLRVTVESAEEKPLARLTVGAPLTGKNRLYARVEGTPGWYTIKTRFLEEIPGNMDRFRGKAP, from the coding sequence ATGAAGTTCCGTGGCACACTCATCTGGATCGCCGTCTTCGCCGCACTGGCGGCCTATGTCGGTTTGGTCGAACTCCCCTCCGAAAAAAAAGAGCAGGAACAAAAAGACCGGGCCGAAAAACTTCTGCTGTTCCAGGAAAGCGACGTCGAAAAGCTGACTCTTCAACGCGGCAAGGCCGTCACCCGGATCCGGCGCCTGGACAAAAATTCCTGGCAGATTGAAGAACCGGTCCAAGCCAAAGCCAGCCGGAGCGCCGTCGATCAGTTGATCTATGAACTGGAGACGGCGCGGCACAGCCGCATCGTCGAAGACAACCCCGCCGACATCGCACCCTTTGGCCTGGACTCGCCTCGGTTGATCGTCACAGTTCATTTGAAAGGCGGCAAAACGTTGTCCCTTGAGCTCGGCAACGCCAGCCCCATCGGTCATTCGCATTATGTGCGGATGGGAGACTCAAAGGCGGTGTACCTGTCCGGCCTCGATGCCCGCATCATCGACAAATCCGCCAACGACCTGCGCGACCGCAGTCTTTTCGAGTTCCAGACCGCCGACGTAAAGGGCTATAGCCTGCACTACCAGGAGGAAACGCAAACCGTCACGAAAAAAAATGACCTCTGGCGGCTTTCGGGAAAGGTCAACGGGCTCGCGGACTCCGACGAAGTCGTGAATTTCCTGAGTTCCGTGCAATCGGCGGACGCCGTGGAGTTCATCGACGAGACGCCGGACGCACTGGACATTTACGGCCTGGATTCGCCACGCATCGTGTTCACCGTGCTGCTGGGGGGAAAAGAAGAACGGACTCTCACCCTGCGCGTGGGCAACGAACATAAAAAAGGCCAGCACTACGCACAATGGAGTGAAACCGGGAACGTGTTCACTCTCGGTCAGCCCCTGGTCACCACCCTTTCACGCAATGCCGTCACCTTCCTCGATAAAAAACTCCTGACCTTCGAGGAAAAAGAAATCGCCTCGATCACATTAAAAAACCAGGGGGAAACCGTCATCCTGCAACGTCAGGATGGAAAAAAAGACAGCGGTGGAAATGCCTGGGTGCTGGTTCAACCGGAAAATGAAGCGGTGAATCCCGCCGCCATCAACAGCCTTCTGTTCGACCTGAAGGACGTGCGGGTGAAAGAGTTTGTCGAGGCCGACCGCCTCGACCTGTTCGGCCTGGGAAATCCGGCGCAGGTAGTGACGGTGCAGGCGGAGGGCGGACAAACCGTTTCGATCCGCCTCGGCAACTCCAACATGCAAAAGAACCTTTATTTTGCTCAACGAACCTCTGACAACGCCATGTTCGCCTTGAATGCGGAGGATGTGGGAAAAATTTTCCGCAGCCTGCACGACCTGCGCGACCGCAAACTGTTTTCCATAGATGCCGAAAAGGTCGGGCGCATCGTCCTCGAGTATCCTGACCGGGCGTTTGAACTGGTCCGCAAAGATGAGACGTGGTCGCTCACGAGGCCGGAGAGAATCGAGTCGGTTCCCAATCACATTGGCCGGGGGATTGTGTGGACTCTCAACAACCTCGAATATGAATCCATAAATACGTCTGAAAAGGCAAATAATCAAATGGGATGGGAATCCCCTTCCCTTCGGGTCACGGTGGAATCTGCAGAAGAGAAACCGCTGGCCCGTCTGACGGTCGGCGCCCCGCTGACCGGGAAAAACAGGCTTTACGCACGGGTGGAGGGGACCCCCGGCTGGTACACCATCAAAACCCGGTTTCTGGAGGAGATCCCGGGAAACATGGATCGCTTCCGGGGCAAAGCACCCTGA
- a CDS encoding NifU family protein, with the protein MKSGFKVMTFHHTPNPEAAQFIMSGDVIARGTRTFSSPDSARGDALAEALFNIYGVENVFIKENFVTITKSPVVGWTTLMEPVQNTLEKNMTFYETSDEDQKPESAAKNILEEVEVEDFPNLPDKKKKEVIDALLDHAIRPALANDGGGITLLDVKGKVVHVHYQGACGSCPSSTTGTLQYIENFLQNTLSQDLKVEADNASLV; encoded by the coding sequence ATGAAATCCGGGTTCAAAGTCATGACCTTTCACCACACACCCAATCCGGAGGCGGCGCAGTTCATCATGAGCGGCGACGTCATAGCCCGAGGCACACGCACCTTCAGCTCACCCGACAGTGCGCGGGGTGACGCCCTGGCCGAAGCGTTGTTCAATATCTACGGTGTGGAAAACGTGTTCATCAAGGAAAACTTCGTCACCATCACCAAATCCCCTGTGGTGGGGTGGACCACCCTGATGGAACCAGTGCAGAACACGCTGGAAAAGAACATGACATTCTATGAGACCAGCGACGAGGATCAGAAACCCGAATCCGCCGCCAAAAACATTTTGGAAGAAGTGGAAGTCGAGGATTTTCCGAACCTGCCCGACAAGAAAAAGAAGGAAGTCATCGACGCCCTGCTCGACCACGCGATCCGCCCCGCCCTGGCGAACGATGGCGGTGGCATCACCCTGCTGGACGTCAAGGGCAAGGTTGTCCATGTGCACTATCAGGGCGCATGCGGCAGTTGTCCCAGTTCCACCACCGGCACCCTTCAGTACATCGAGAACTTTCTTCAGAACACGCTGAGCCAGGACCTCAAAGTGGAAGCCGACAACGCCTCCCTCGTCTGA